Proteins encoded within one genomic window of Kibdelosporangium phytohabitans:
- a CDS encoding DUF4396 domain-containing protein, with protein MSDTHAHHHPKATWSTAASATLHCLTGCAIGEVLGMVIGTWLGLGNVATIVLAVALAFVFGYALTMRGVLKAGLPVRQALKVALAADTVSILVMEIVDNAVMIGVPGAMDAGLANGLFWGALVFSLAVAFVLTVPVNKWMIGRGRGHAVVHEYHH; from the coding sequence ATGAGCGACACCCACGCGCACCACCACCCGAAAGCCACCTGGTCGACCGCCGCGTCGGCGACGCTGCACTGCCTCACCGGCTGTGCCATCGGCGAGGTCCTCGGCATGGTCATCGGCACGTGGCTGGGCCTGGGCAACGTCGCCACGATCGTGCTGGCGGTCGCGCTGGCGTTCGTGTTCGGCTACGCGCTGACGATGCGCGGCGTGCTGAAGGCGGGCCTGCCCGTCAGGCAGGCGCTGAAGGTGGCTCTCGCCGCCGACACGGTGTCGATCCTCGTCATGGAGATCGTCGACAACGCGGTGATGATCGGCGTCCCCGGTGCCATGGACGCCGGGCTCGCGAACGGTTTGTTCTGGGGCGCACTGGTGTTCTCGCTCGCGGTCGCGTTCGTGCTGACCGTGCCGGTCAACAAGTGGATGATCGGCCGTGGACGCGGTCACGCGGTGGTGCACGAGTACCACCACTGA
- a CDS encoding ATP-binding cassette domain-containing protein codes for MRECTFALRPGQVTVLVGANGAGKTTLLTILAGHLAPDAGTVTTVGKVAFVTQEKPLYKNFTADEMLRLARNLNHTWDQDRAEQWLRTFEVPPKRPCGKLSGGQQTHVALAIAVASQPDLLLLDEPLSNLDPLVRREVTAELLAESAETGMTLILSTHVITEIGGVAENLLVLADGRLLLSGNTDDLLAAHALHVGPDSKVVVGDNRPPPAGWLSQPATLEDIVLSQLENARDGGAA; via the coding sequence TTGCGGGAGTGCACGTTCGCGTTACGACCGGGTCAGGTCACCGTGCTCGTCGGCGCGAACGGCGCCGGGAAGACCACGTTGCTCACCATCCTCGCCGGACACCTGGCACCCGACGCCGGAACGGTGACGACCGTGGGCAAGGTCGCTTTCGTCACCCAGGAAAAGCCGCTGTACAAGAACTTCACCGCCGACGAGATGCTCAGGCTGGCCAGGAACCTGAACCACACGTGGGACCAGGACCGCGCTGAACAGTGGCTGCGAACATTCGAAGTGCCTCCGAAACGCCCGTGTGGCAAGCTCTCCGGCGGGCAGCAGACACACGTGGCGCTGGCGATTGCCGTCGCGTCACAGCCGGACCTGCTCCTGCTGGACGAACCACTGTCCAACCTGGACCCGCTGGTCCGGCGCGAGGTGACTGCCGAACTGCTGGCCGAGTCGGCCGAGACCGGGATGACGCTGATCCTGTCCACCCACGTGATCACCGAGATCGGTGGTGTCGCGGAGAACCTGCTCGTGCTGGCCGACGGGAGGCTGCTGCTCAGCGGGAACACCGACGACCTGCTGGCCGCGCACGCGCTGCACGTGGGACCGGACTCCAAAGTGGTGGTCGGCGACAACCGCCCTCCACCCGCTGGCTGGCTCAGCCAACCCGCGACGCTCGAGGACATCGTGTTGTCACAGCTGGAAAACGCACGGGACGGAGGCGCGGCATGA
- a CDS encoding NADPH-dependent F420 reductase: protein MIKKLGFIGCGMLGGSIARLAVASGLDVVLSNSRGPGTLAGLVADLGDRARAATVAQAAQAADIVVLSTPMRAYSTLPATALAGKTVLDTTNYYPDLDGRIAELDNGLTTSGLVQQHLADSFVVKGCNNIVFHHLGALARPAGAADRSALPIAGDHPAAKAAVTDLLDLLGYDTVDIGTLADSWRSERDTPVYGTPYMPEIPTGLSDMETGEWIITSPAVPVPAQRVAALVRSAVRDDTNVYG from the coding sequence GTGATCAAGAAACTGGGATTCATCGGCTGCGGCATGCTGGGCGGCTCGATCGCCCGGCTGGCCGTCGCGTCCGGACTGGACGTCGTGCTGAGCAACTCCCGCGGCCCGGGGACGCTCGCCGGCCTCGTCGCCGATCTCGGTGACCGCGCCCGCGCGGCGACTGTCGCCCAGGCCGCGCAAGCCGCCGACATCGTGGTGTTGTCCACGCCGATGCGCGCCTACAGCACGCTTCCCGCGACCGCCCTGGCTGGCAAGACAGTCCTGGACACCACGAACTACTACCCGGACCTCGACGGCCGGATCGCCGAGCTGGACAACGGGCTCACCACCAGTGGCCTCGTGCAGCAGCACCTCGCGGATTCGTTCGTGGTCAAGGGATGCAACAACATCGTCTTCCACCACCTCGGTGCCCTCGCCCGCCCGGCCGGTGCGGCCGACCGCAGCGCCCTGCCCATCGCGGGCGATCACCCGGCCGCCAAAGCGGCGGTGACGGACCTGCTCGACCTGCTGGGCTACGACACGGTGGACATCGGCACCCTCGCCGACAGCTGGCGCAGCGAACGCGACACCCCGGTCTACGGCACGCCCTACATGCCCGAGATCCCCACTGGCCTGAGCGACATGGAAACCGGCGAGTGGATCATCACGTCGCCCGCTGTTCCCGTTCCGGCGCAACGGGTCGCCGCGCTGGTCCGCTCGGCCGTGCGCGACGACACGAACGTCTACGGCTGA
- a CDS encoding ClpP family protease, which yields MTNDNRPPQFDHRLRERFLSQRVLVLDGALDDDNGAALATEMLSLAADDPKKDIALWIHSPGGSVPSMLAIRDVMRLVPCDVTTLALGLACSAGQFLLSAGTPGKRFALPHARILMHQGSAGIGGSAVEVEVQADALRHTRDTVLRIIADDTGQDMERVFTDSLHDRWFTADEAKEYGFIDHIVENLGQVVPVRTHELGLRPAVGARS from the coding sequence ATGACGAACGACAACAGGCCGCCGCAGTTCGACCATCGGCTGCGGGAAAGGTTTCTCAGCCAACGGGTGCTGGTGCTCGACGGGGCCCTCGACGACGACAACGGCGCCGCGCTCGCCACCGAGATGCTGTCGCTCGCGGCCGACGACCCGAAGAAGGACATCGCGCTGTGGATCCACTCGCCGGGCGGCTCGGTGCCGTCGATGCTCGCCATCCGGGACGTGATGCGGCTCGTCCCGTGTGACGTGACCACGCTCGCGCTCGGGTTGGCGTGCAGCGCGGGGCAGTTCCTGCTGTCGGCGGGCACACCGGGCAAGCGCTTCGCCCTGCCGCACGCCCGAATCCTGATGCACCAGGGCTCGGCGGGCATCGGTGGTTCGGCGGTCGAGGTGGAGGTGCAGGCCGACGCGCTGCGGCACACCAGGGACACGGTGCTGCGGATCATCGCCGACGACACCGGCCAGGACATGGAGCGCGTCTTCACCGATTCGCTGCACGACCGCTGGTTCACCGCCGACGAGGCCAAGGAGTACGGCTTCATCGACCACATCGTCGAAAACCTCGGACAGGTCGTGCCTGTGCGCACGCACGAACTGGGGCTGCGCCCGGCGGTGGGAGCCCGGTCATGA
- a CDS encoding GntR family transcriptional regulator, translated as MEFRIDRGGGVPPYLQLVRQVREGLRLGWLKPGDRLPTLRDVVKSCGVNANTVLKAYRELELSGLVEARQGSGTYVRAALGSTPPEVMSHLRKRLGEWVSEARSSGLDNEDIDALIRAVLNDKGEKR; from the coding sequence GTGGAATTCCGGATCGATCGTGGCGGTGGCGTACCGCCGTACCTGCAGCTCGTCCGACAGGTACGGGAGGGGCTGCGGCTCGGCTGGCTCAAGCCGGGCGACCGCCTGCCGACCCTGCGCGACGTGGTCAAGTCGTGCGGGGTGAACGCCAACACCGTGCTGAAGGCCTACCGCGAGCTCGAGCTGTCCGGCCTGGTCGAGGCACGCCAGGGTTCCGGCACGTACGTGCGGGCCGCACTGGGGTCGACGCCGCCGGAAGTCATGTCACACCTTCGCAAGCGCCTTGGCGAATGGGTCAGCGAAGCCCGTTCGTCGGGACTGGACAACGAGGACATCGACGCGCTGATCCGCGCGGTCCTCAACGACAAAGGGGAAAAGCGGTGA
- a CDS encoding ClpP family protease, translated as MSTYTIPNVITRTTTGERIMDVYSHLLSARIVYLGTAIDPGVANALIAQLLHLEADNPDAEINLYINSEGGDPSAMLALYDTMRYIKAPVATTCVGQAVAAAAVLLAAGESGRRAVLPHTRVVLHQPAARGNGTIPDLILQADEVVRVRAQLEEILSSHTSRSVADLRHDTDRDRVFDAAGAVAYGLADHVLDHRA; from the coding sequence ATGAGCACTTACACGATTCCCAACGTCATCACGCGCACCACGACCGGTGAGCGGATCATGGACGTCTACTCGCACCTGCTGTCGGCGCGGATCGTCTACCTCGGTACGGCGATCGATCCCGGTGTGGCGAACGCGCTGATCGCGCAGCTGCTGCACCTGGAAGCCGACAACCCCGACGCGGAGATCAACCTGTACATCAACTCCGAGGGCGGCGACCCGTCGGCGATGCTCGCGTTGTACGACACCATGCGCTACATCAAGGCGCCGGTGGCGACCACGTGTGTCGGCCAGGCTGTCGCGGCGGCGGCTGTCCTGCTCGCCGCGGGCGAATCCGGCCGCCGTGCCGTGCTGCCCCACACCAGGGTGGTGCTGCACCAGCCCGCCGCGCGGGGCAACGGGACCATCCCCGACCTCATCCTGCAAGCCGACGAGGTGGTGCGGGTCCGTGCGCAGCTGGAGGAAATCCTGTCGTCGCACACCAGCCGGAGCGTCGCGGACCTCCGGCACGACACCGATCGGGACCGGGTGTTCGACGCGGCCGGCGCTGTCGCGTACGGACTCGCGGACCACGTCCTCGACCACCGGGCCTGA
- the proS gene encoding proline--tRNA ligase, giving the protein MARDDRGVTPQSEDFSSWFNELVVRAELVDRGPARGTMVIRPYGYRMWELIQSDLDARIKETGHENAYFPLLIPESYLSREAEHVDGFAPELAVVTHAGGKPLEEPLVVRPTSETIVGEMMAKWISSHRDLPLLLNQWANVVRWEMRPRLFLRTTEFLWQEGHTAHAGEAEAMRETLTMLDAYAGLAEEIAAIPVVRGEKTPGERFAGAVRTYTIEAMMRDGKALQAGTSHYLGVNFARAFDIRYTDAADEQQLCHTTSWGMTTRMIGAVIMTHGDDKGLVLPPKVAPHQVVIVPIGRGEQGEQTVLAARELAAEVKAAGVRVRVDDRPQLSPGFKFNDWEMRGVPIRLEIGPRDLGAGSVTVVKRLGDEGKQTMPLDAVAAALPGMLDEFQQLLFDRAAEFRESRTATVDSFDDLRTAVSEGWARALHCGRPRCEEEIKAETAATPRCVPFDSPEETGACVRCSQPSAYGKRVIFGRAY; this is encoded by the coding sequence ATGGCACGAGACGACCGTGGTGTGACCCCGCAAAGTGAGGACTTCTCCAGCTGGTTCAACGAGCTGGTGGTGAGAGCCGAGCTGGTCGACCGCGGTCCAGCGCGGGGAACCATGGTCATCCGGCCGTACGGCTACCGGATGTGGGAGCTGATCCAGTCCGACCTGGACGCTCGGATCAAGGAAACCGGGCACGAGAACGCCTACTTCCCGCTGCTGATCCCGGAGTCCTACCTGAGCAGGGAGGCCGAGCACGTCGACGGGTTCGCCCCGGAGCTCGCCGTGGTCACGCACGCGGGCGGCAAACCGCTCGAGGAACCGCTCGTGGTCCGGCCCACCTCGGAGACGATCGTCGGCGAGATGATGGCGAAGTGGATCTCCTCGCACCGCGACCTGCCGCTGCTGCTCAACCAGTGGGCGAACGTGGTCAGGTGGGAGATGCGGCCGCGCCTTTTCCTGCGCACCACCGAGTTCCTGTGGCAGGAGGGCCACACCGCGCACGCCGGCGAGGCCGAGGCGATGCGCGAGACCCTGACGATGCTCGACGCGTACGCCGGTCTCGCCGAGGAGATCGCGGCCATCCCGGTCGTGCGTGGCGAGAAGACCCCGGGAGAGCGGTTCGCGGGCGCGGTCCGCACGTACACCATCGAAGCGATGATGCGCGACGGGAAAGCGCTGCAGGCAGGGACCTCGCACTACCTCGGTGTGAACTTCGCGCGCGCGTTCGACATCCGGTACACCGACGCCGCCGACGAACAACAGCTGTGCCACACCACGTCATGGGGGATGACCACCCGCATGATCGGCGCGGTGATCATGACCCACGGCGACGACAAGGGGCTCGTCCTCCCGCCGAAGGTGGCGCCGCACCAGGTGGTCATCGTGCCGATCGGCCGCGGTGAGCAGGGGGAGCAGACCGTGCTCGCCGCGCGGGAGTTGGCCGCGGAGGTCAAGGCGGCGGGCGTGCGCGTGCGCGTCGACGACCGGCCCCAGCTCTCGCCCGGCTTCAAGTTCAACGACTGGGAGATGCGAGGCGTGCCGATCAGGCTGGAGATCGGTCCGCGCGACCTCGGCGCCGGCAGCGTGACCGTGGTCAAACGCCTTGGTGACGAAGGAAAGCAGACCATGCCGCTCGATGCGGTGGCCGCCGCGCTGCCGGGGATGCTCGACGAGTTCCAGCAGTTGCTGTTCGACCGCGCGGCCGAGTTCCGCGAGAGCCGGACAGCCACAGTGGACTCGTTCGACGACCTCCGCACCGCGGTCAGCGAGGGCTGGGCCCGTGCGTTGCACTGCGGCAGGCCCCGGTGCGAGGAGGAGATCAAGGCCGAGACGGCCGCGACCCCGCGTTGCGTGCCGTTCGACAGCCCCGAGGAGACCGGTGCCTGCGTCCGGTGCTCGCAGCCGTCGGCCTACGGCAAGCGCGTCATCTTCGGCCGGGCCTACTAG
- a CDS encoding amidohydrolase yields MCERHASSTGLTRAQFLKLMGLMAGSLAACSEPASPAGELEPVLIDNVRGYTVVEGQLRRFGSLLVDARGRVAALDPGNADGAKRVDGRGRVCLPGLNDAHGHIWQLGAKATELDLAGTRSLDEAMAALKRYAAEHPDQPWIKGRGWNEVIWGLGRLPTAADLDRAVSDRPVWLVRVDGHAAVTNTAGLRSAGVGAGTTAPAGGEIVRGPDGQPTGAFIDAAKALVAGKLPPLGERDHRERLAAAQQRLNKVGITSASDAGTNAAELLVLRAQAAALTVRVNAFLSWEAFAEVGPSVRTDSVADDLLRIRTVKLYIDGALGSRGAALLEPYSDSGGSRGLLQLAAAQLENRMRRIVDAGYQCAVHAIGDGGNRLVLDTYERIPRGTMRHRIEHAQVLATSDIPRLLRLGLIASMQPVHATEDMNMAESRVGPARIAGAYAWRTLLDQGSVIAAGSDFPVSPENPFDGMHAAVTRTDRDGKPVGGWYPAQAMSPVEALRAFTWGGAYAAHQERVLGSLEPAKHADFILVDQDPFDLGPGRALWQTQVLQTWLGGKRVGEYGQL; encoded by the coding sequence ATGTGTGAACGGCACGCGTCAAGCACAGGTCTGACCAGGGCACAGTTTCTCAAGCTGATGGGGTTGATGGCCGGTTCGCTGGCCGCGTGCAGTGAACCGGCGTCCCCGGCGGGCGAGCTTGAGCCTGTGCTGATCGACAACGTGCGTGGGTACACCGTCGTCGAGGGGCAGCTGCGCAGGTTCGGCAGTCTGCTGGTCGATGCGCGCGGCCGGGTTGCGGCCCTGGATCCCGGCAACGCGGACGGCGCCAAGCGGGTCGACGGGCGCGGCCGGGTGTGCCTGCCGGGGCTCAACGACGCACACGGGCACATCTGGCAGCTCGGCGCCAAGGCCACCGAACTGGACCTCGCCGGGACCCGTTCCCTCGACGAGGCCATGGCCGCCTTGAAGCGGTACGCGGCCGAGCACCCGGACCAGCCGTGGATCAAGGGACGCGGCTGGAACGAGGTGATCTGGGGTCTCGGGCGGCTGCCGACCGCTGCCGACCTCGACCGTGCGGTCAGTGACCGTCCCGTATGGCTGGTGCGGGTCGACGGCCACGCGGCGGTGACGAACACCGCCGGGCTCAGGTCCGCTGGTGTGGGGGCCGGCACGACCGCGCCCGCGGGCGGCGAGATCGTGCGCGGGCCGGACGGTCAGCCCACGGGTGCGTTCATCGACGCCGCGAAAGCCTTGGTGGCCGGCAAACTCCCACCGCTTGGCGAACGCGATCACCGCGAACGGCTGGCAGCGGCCCAGCAGCGGTTGAACAAGGTCGGGATCACCTCGGCCAGCGACGCTGGGACGAACGCCGCCGAGCTCCTGGTTCTCCGTGCACAGGCCGCCGCGCTGACCGTACGCGTCAACGCTTTCCTGTCCTGGGAGGCCTTCGCCGAAGTCGGCCCGAGTGTGCGCACCGACTCCGTGGCCGACGACCTGCTCCGGATCCGCACGGTCAAGCTGTACATCGACGGGGCGCTGGGCAGCCGTGGCGCCGCCTTGCTGGAGCCGTACAGCGATTCGGGCGGCAGCAGGGGACTGCTCCAGCTGGCCGCCGCGCAGCTGGAGAACCGGATGCGGCGGATAGTAGACGCCGGGTACCAGTGTGCCGTGCACGCCATCGGCGACGGCGGCAACAGGCTGGTCCTCGACACCTACGAGCGGATTCCCCGCGGCACCATGCGGCACCGCATCGAGCACGCACAGGTCCTCGCCACCTCGGACATCCCGCGGTTGCTGCGACTCGGCCTGATCGCGTCGATGCAGCCCGTGCACGCCACCGAGGACATGAACATGGCCGAAAGCCGTGTCGGTCCCGCCCGGATCGCCGGTGCGTACGCGTGGCGCACGCTGCTCGACCAGGGCTCGGTGATCGCCGCGGGCTCCGATTTCCCGGTGTCACCGGAAAACCCGTTCGACGGGATGCACGCGGCGGTCACGCGTACCGACCGCGACGGCAAACCAGTCGGCGGCTGGTACCCGGCGCAGGCGATGTCCCCGGTCGAGGCGTTGCGCGCGTTCACGTGGGGCGGTGCGTACGCCGCGCACCAGGAACGGGTGCTCGGCTCACTGGAACCGGCCAAGCACGCCGATTTCATCCTGGTCGACCAGGACCCGTTCGACCTCGGTCCCGGCCGGGCGCTGTGGCAGACGCAGGTGCTGCAGACCTGGCTCGGCGGCAAGCGGGTCGGCGAGTACGGCCAGCTGTGA
- a CDS encoding LLM class flavin-dependent oxidoreductase, with product MKSIGFLSFGHWSDSPYSQTRTASDALLQAVDLAVAAEELGADGAYFRVHHFARQLASPFPLLAAIGAKTERIEIGTGVIDMRYENPMYMAEDAGAADLIAGGRLQLGISRGSPEQVIDGWRYFGYQPSEGETEADMARKHAEVLLKLLAGDGFAQPNPRPMFPNPPGLLRVEPHSEGLRERIWWGASSNSTAVWAAEHGMNLMSSTLKNDEGGAPFHVQQAEQIRAFRKAWVEAGWQREPRVSVSRSIFALTTDQDHEFFGRDGDSTDQVGYIDADTRAIFGRSYAAQPDELIAQLAEDEAIAEADTLLLTLPTQLGVDYNAHLLENVLTHVAPALDWR from the coding sequence ATGAAGAGCATCGGTTTCCTCTCGTTCGGGCACTGGTCGGACAGCCCGTACTCGCAGACGAGGACAGCGTCGGACGCGTTGCTGCAGGCGGTCGACCTGGCAGTCGCCGCGGAGGAGCTGGGCGCGGACGGCGCCTACTTCCGCGTGCACCACTTCGCCAGGCAGCTCGCGTCGCCGTTCCCGCTGCTGGCCGCGATCGGCGCGAAGACCGAACGCATCGAGATCGGCACAGGCGTGATCGACATGCGGTACGAGAACCCGATGTACATGGCCGAGGACGCCGGGGCCGCCGACCTCATCGCGGGCGGCAGGCTGCAACTCGGCATCTCCCGTGGCTCACCCGAGCAGGTGATCGACGGCTGGCGGTACTTCGGCTACCAGCCGAGCGAGGGCGAAACCGAGGCCGACATGGCCCGCAAGCACGCCGAGGTCCTGCTGAAACTGCTGGCGGGCGACGGCTTCGCCCAGCCCAACCCGCGCCCGATGTTCCCCAACCCGCCGGGCCTGCTGCGCGTCGAGCCGCACTCGGAAGGACTGCGGGAACGGATCTGGTGGGGCGCGAGCTCCAACAGCACCGCGGTGTGGGCGGCGGAGCACGGCATGAACCTGATGAGCTCCACGCTGAAGAACGACGAGGGCGGCGCGCCGTTCCACGTCCAGCAGGCCGAGCAGATCCGGGCGTTCCGCAAGGCGTGGGTGGAGGCGGGGTGGCAGCGGGAGCCGCGCGTGTCCGTGTCACGCAGCATCTTCGCCCTCACCACCGACCAGGACCACGAGTTCTTCGGCCGTGACGGCGACAGCACCGACCAGGTCGGCTACATCGACGCCGACACACGGGCGATCTTCGGCCGCAGCTACGCCGCGCAACCCGACGAACTGATCGCCCAACTGGCCGAGGACGAGGCCATCGCCGAAGCGGACACCCTCCTGCTGACGCTGCCGACCCAGCTCGGCGTGGACTACAACGCCCACCTGCTGGAGAACGTGCTCACGCACGTCGCACCCGCACTCGACTGGCGCTGA
- the fusA gene encoding elongation factor G, whose protein sequence is MRTVQLSLDQIRNLGILAHVDAGKTTVTERILYATGTTHKRGEVHDGTTVTDFDSQERDRGITIFAAAASCSWNDHRINLIDTPGHVDFADEVERSLRVLDGAIVVFDAVAGVEPQSESVWRQADRHGVPRIAFVNKLDRAGADLDTAVESIRARLHPVPLVVQLPIGAEGEFTGVVDLLRMRSLTWPDGETVKEGPVPGVLLDEAKRRRRLIEEAVAELHPLALEEFCADSTVSAPTMVSVLRELTRTGEALVVLAGSAYRNRGVEPLLDAVVDYLPSPLEVPAVRGMHGDQEQERAADPSAPFAALVFKVVSTTTGRQTFLRVYSGTIRKGEVVQDVGALRTERISRILRVQADRHTEVDQAEAGDIVAVIGVKTARVGTTLCVPSDPLLLEPPPVADPVVTVAVEARRSADSDRLSSALAWLVEEDPSLVVRNDPQTGQTVLSGMGELHLEVAVEKIRRRHGLDIGVGRPRVSYREAVVRGVSGLLYRHVRQSGGPGQFAHVELGVEPLDAASGFEFESVVVGGRVPREYVRAVEMGCRDALAEGPLGGHPVTGLKVTLTDGATHPNDSSEMAFRVAGRLALREALRSCELELLEPVVEVAVTVPDEAVGGVLGDLSARRGRVSGSATRSGTSTITAAVPLAELFGYSNALRSRTHGRGTFTARPTGYARVKA, encoded by the coding sequence GTGCGTACCGTCCAGCTCTCCCTCGACCAGATCCGCAACCTGGGCATCCTCGCCCACGTCGACGCGGGCAAGACCACCGTCACCGAACGGATCCTCTATGCCACCGGTACCACCCACAAACGCGGTGAGGTGCACGACGGCACCACCGTCACGGACTTCGACTCCCAGGAACGCGACCGCGGCATCACCATCTTCGCCGCCGCGGCCAGTTGCTCGTGGAACGACCACCGGATCAACCTGATCGACACGCCCGGCCACGTCGACTTCGCCGACGAGGTGGAGCGTTCGCTGCGCGTGCTCGACGGCGCGATCGTGGTCTTCGACGCCGTCGCTGGCGTCGAGCCGCAGAGCGAATCCGTGTGGCGGCAGGCGGATCGGCACGGCGTCCCGAGGATCGCCTTCGTCAACAAGCTGGACCGCGCCGGTGCCGACCTCGACACCGCCGTCGAGTCGATCCGGGCGCGCCTGCACCCGGTTCCGCTCGTGGTGCAGTTGCCGATCGGTGCGGAAGGCGAGTTCACCGGGGTGGTCGATCTGCTCCGAATGCGCTCGTTGACGTGGCCGGACGGCGAAACGGTCAAGGAGGGCCCGGTTCCGGGCGTCCTGCTGGACGAGGCCAAGCGCCGTCGCCGGCTGATCGAGGAGGCCGTGGCCGAGCTGCATCCGTTGGCACTGGAGGAGTTCTGTGCCGACTCGACGGTGTCGGCGCCGACGATGGTGTCGGTGCTGCGCGAGCTGACTCGCACCGGCGAAGCGCTGGTCGTGCTGGCGGGTTCGGCGTACCGCAACCGCGGTGTCGAACCGTTGCTCGACGCGGTCGTGGACTACCTGCCGTCGCCGCTGGAAGTTCCCGCGGTGCGCGGCATGCACGGCGACCAGGAGCAAGAGCGGGCCGCCGATCCGTCGGCGCCGTTCGCCGCGCTGGTGTTCAAGGTGGTCTCGACGACGACCGGCAGGCAGACGTTCCTGCGGGTGTACTCCGGCACGATCCGGAAAGGAGAGGTGGTGCAGGACGTGGGCGCGCTGCGCACCGAACGGATCTCCCGCATCCTGCGCGTGCAGGCCGACCGGCACACCGAGGTGGACCAGGCGGAGGCCGGTGACATCGTCGCCGTCATCGGGGTCAAAACGGCCCGCGTGGGCACCACGCTGTGCGTGCCCTCGGATCCGTTGCTCCTCGAACCGCCGCCGGTGGCCGATCCTGTCGTGACCGTCGCGGTGGAGGCGCGCCGGAGTGCTGACAGCGACCGGTTGTCCTCGGCATTGGCGTGGCTGGTGGAGGAGGACCCGTCGCTGGTGGTGCGCAACGACCCGCAGACCGGTCAGACAGTGTTGTCGGGTATGGGCGAACTGCACCTCGAGGTCGCGGTGGAGAAGATCCGCCGCCGCCACGGGCTCGACATCGGAGTCGGCCGGCCGCGGGTGTCCTACCGGGAGGCTGTCGTGCGTGGCGTGTCCGGCCTGCTTTACCGGCACGTCAGGCAGTCCGGCGGTCCTGGCCAGTTCGCGCACGTCGAACTCGGCGTCGAGCCGCTGGACGCGGCCAGCGGCTTCGAGTTCGAGTCGGTCGTGGTCGGCGGACGGGTGCCGCGCGAGTACGTGCGTGCGGTGGAGATGGGCTGCCGGGACGCACTGGCCGAAGGTCCGCTCGGCGGTCATCCCGTGACCGGCCTGAAGGTCACGCTGACCGACGGTGCCACGCACCCGAACGACTCGTCGGAGATGGCGTTCCGCGTGGCGGGCAGGCTGGCTCTGCGCGAAGCGCTGCGGTCCTGCGAGCTGGAACTGCTGGAACCGGTGGTCGAGGTCGCCGTGACCGTGCCCGACGAGGCCGTCGGCGGGGTGCTCGGTGACCTGTCGGCCCGCCGCGGCCGGGTGTCCGGTTCGGCCACGCGGTCCGGCACGTCGACGATCACGGCGGCCGTGCCGTTGGCGGAACTGTTCGGCTACTCGAACGCGCTGCGCAGCCGTACCCACGGCCGTGGCACGTTCACCGCCCGGCCGACCGGTTACGCCCGCGTCAAGGCGTAG
- a CDS encoding helix-turn-helix domain-containing protein encodes MADVLHFDQYRSRAPQPAPLWREALGRSLRAIRDEQGGRLVDVARRAGISPQYLSEIERGRKEPSSEMISAVAGALGVGLADLLIGVAGDVRRRTSTVAPAAGRSRPAGPVLMAA; translated from the coding sequence ATGGCGGATGTCCTCCACTTCGACCAGTACCGCTCGCGTGCGCCGCAGCCGGCGCCGCTGTGGCGTGAGGCGCTCGGCCGGAGCCTGCGCGCGATCAGGGACGAGCAGGGCGGCAGGCTCGTCGATGTCGCGCGGCGGGCCGGGATCTCGCCGCAGTACCTGTCGGAGATCGAACGCGGGCGCAAGGAGCCGTCCAGCGAGATGATCTCCGCGGTCGCCGGTGCACTCGGTGTCGGCCTGGCCGATCTGCTGATCGGGGTGGCGGGCGATGTGCGGCGGCGCACCAGCACCGTGGCCCCCGCCGCGGGACGGAGTCGCCCGGCCGGGCCGGTGCTGATGGCCGCGTAG